One genomic window of Gossypium hirsutum isolate 1008001.06 chromosome D11, Gossypium_hirsutum_v2.1, whole genome shotgun sequence includes the following:
- the LOC107911744 gene encoding transcription factor ICE1 gives MPPSTSIHPLTPTPPTLPCRVKEELCPSSLPSSKSQPAKVEVRVREGRAVNIHMFCARRPGLLLSTMRALDNLGLDIQQAVISCFNGFALDVFRAEQCREEQELMAEQIKAVLLDSAGFHGIM, from the exons ATGCCACCATCTACAAGTATCCACCCATTGACTCCGACCCCACCTACCCTTCCATGTCGTGTGAAGGAAGAACTATGCCCCAGCTCTTTGCCGAGCTCTAAAAGCCAACCCGCAAAG GTGGAGGTTAGGGTAAGGGAAGGAAGGGCTGTCAACATTCACATGTTTTGTGCTCGCAGGCCAGGTCTCTTGCTCTCCACTATGAGAGCTCTAGACAACCTTGGATTGGATATACAACAAGCTGTAATTAGCTGTTTCAATGGGTTTGCACTGGATGTGTTCCGAGCTGAG CAATGCAGGGAAGAGCAAGAGTTAATGGCTGAGCAAATCAAAGCAGTACTTCTTGATTCAGCTGGTTTCCATGGTATAATGTGA
- the LOC107911743 gene encoding light-regulated protein 1, chloroplastic: MQSAAAAAAATLSIAPPLIPNLSPSKAFSPRLGSSIGSPRRGLPIKATATTYDTSMVDYSSMLSVFPAEACETIGGDACRADIYPEVKLQPEARNNSPRTTTELMDREYLEYNDAKTVFCAEACDDLGGEFCSREYQRGVY, encoded by the exons ATGCAgtcagcagcagcagcagcagcagcaactcTCAGCATTGCACCACCCCTTATTCCTAATCTCTCACCCTCCAAAGCCTTCTCCCCAAGGCTTGGCAGCTCCATTGGTTCCCCTCGGCGCGGCCTTCCAATCAAAGCAACCGCCACCACCTACGACACTTCCATGGTTGACTACAGCTCTATGCTCTc TGTGTTTCCAGCAGAGGCGTGTGAGACAATCGGCGGAGATGCATGCCGGGCAGACATATACCCTGAAGTAAAGCTACAACCGGAGGCCAGAAACAACTCCCCGAGGACCACAACAGAGTTGATGGACAGAGAATATCTGGAATACAATGATGCCAAAAC GGTTTTCTGTGCTGAGGCGTGCGATGATTTGGGCGGAGAATTCTGTAGCCGAGAGTATCAAAGGGGAGTGTATTAG
- the LOC107911745 gene encoding cytochrome b-c1 complex subunit Rieske-4, mitochondrial translates to MLRVATRRLTSCSSAWRSHQATSAIASRPFIDGSDSSDCLRSNFSSSSFSFSFASQFLLPTRGFASESLTPKSDHSVIPDVPATVAAIKNPSSKIVYDEYNHERFPPGDPSKRAFAYFVLTGGRFVYASVIRLLILKLVLSMSASKDVLALASLEVDLSSIEPGSTVTVKWRGKPVFIRRRTDEDIKLANSVDLGSLRDPQEDAARVKNPEWLIVVGVCTHLGCIPLPNAGDYGGWFCPCHGSHYDVSGRIRKGPAPYNLEVPTYTFLDESKLLIG, encoded by the exons ATGTTGAGAGTGGCAACGAGGCGGCTCACTTCTTGTTCGTCTGCGTGGAGGTCGCACCAGGCCACCTCCGCTATCGCCTCTCGTCCTTTCATCGACGGCTCCGATTCTTCTGATTGTCTCAGATCCAATTTCTCCTCCTCCTCATTTTCCTTCTCTTTCGCTTCTCAATTCCTTCTTCCCACCAGAG GTTTTGCTTCTGAGTCACTCACCCCAAAAAGTGACCACAGTGTGATTCCTGATGTTCCAGCAACAGTGGCTGCTATTAAGAACCCCAGTTCTAAAATAGTTTATGATGAATACAACCATGAACGTTTTCCTCCTGGTGACCCCAGCAAGCGGGCATTTGCCTATTTTGTCCTGACAGGTGGTAGGTTTGTTTACGCATCTGTTATCCGTCTGCTCATCCTCAAGCTTGTCCTGAGCATGTCAGCCAGTAAGGATGTTCTTGCACTGGCTTCTCTCGAGGTTGATCTCTCCAGCATTGAACCTGGCAGCACTGTAACTGTTAAGTGGCGTGGAAAGCCAGTCTTCATCAGGCGCCGAACTGATGAGGATATCAAGTTAGCAAACAGTGTTGATCTAGGGTCTCTTCGTGATCCACAGGAGGATGCAGCAAGGGTTAAGAATCCAGAGTGGTTAATTGTTGTTGGGGTTTGCACACATCTGGGTTGCATTCCCTTGCCAAATGCTGGTGATTATGGTGGATGGTTTTGCCCTTGCCATGGTTCCCATTATGATGTCTCTGGCAGGATTCGCAAGGGTCCAGCACCATACAACCTGGAAGTACCCACTTACACCTTCTTGGATGAGAGCAAACTGCTTATCGGTTAA
- the LOC107911747 gene encoding protein COFACTOR ASSEMBLY OF COMPLEX C SUBUNIT B CCB1, chloroplastic, translating to MATKILSPHPHAIYSFTLPSKFTSTHTYHLHQPWLGRVSTPSRSQRHHLRRLSLQQTIVSSSALMDHLQHYQQNPDSMFFLAEAAGYSLSSYYTSLGLFVISVPGLWSLIKRSVKSKIVQKTFIGEGTEKKAPNQVAAEILSFFTRNNFVVTDRGETITFEGMMVPSRGQAALLTFCTCISLASVALVLTITFPDVGNNWFWITVLSPLAGAYYWKRASRKEQIKVKMLVTDDGTVNEIVVQGDDQQVDQMRKELKLSEKGMVYVKGLFER from the exons ATGGCAACAAAGATCCTATCCCCACATCCACACGCTATCTACTCCTTCACCCTCCCTTCCAAGTTCACCAGCACACACACCTACCACCTACACCAGCCATGGCTAGGTCGGGTCTCAACCCCTTCCAGATCCCAAAGACATCATCTTCGTCGGCTGTCCTTGCAGCAAACCATTGTGTCTTCTTCTGCTCTTATGGACCATCTCCAACATTACCAACAAAACCCAGATTCCATGTTTTTTCTTGCAGAGGCTGCTGGCTATTCATTGTCTAGCTACTACACTTCTCTTGGTCTCTTTGTCATCTCTGTTCCTGGCCTTTGGTCCCTCATTAAACGCTCAGTTAAATCCAAG ATAGTGCAGAAGACATTCATAGGGGAAGGAACTGAGAAGAAGGCACCAAATCAAGTTGCTGCAGAGATTTTATCTTTCTTCACTCGCAACAATTTTGTGGTCACCGATAGGGGAGAGACTATCAC GTTCGAGGGGATGATGGTTCCCAGCCGAGGACAAGCAGCACTGTTGACATTCTGCACCTGCATCAGCCTTGCAAGCGTTGCCCTTGTGCTCACCATAACTTTTCCAGATGTTGGAAATAACTGGTTCTGGATCACTGTTCTAAGTCCATTGGC AGGAGCTTATTACTGGAAGCGGGCATCGAGAAAGGAGCAGATCAAAGTTAAAATGCTGGTTACTGATGATGGGACTGTGAATGAGATTGTTGTTCAAGGGGATGACCAGCAAGTAGATCAAATGAGAAAAGAACTCAAGCTCAGTGAAAAAGGCATGGTTTATGTAAAGGGCCTATTCGAGAGATGA
- the LOC107911749 gene encoding uncharacterized protein codes for MAADQRRKRLNGASIAGCNSWDQYRTKKKKLESPRNDLNTKCCISLEWDGNQKKVVAKREQIGISWQHLRPFTDSTVHYHKVLADVLTLPHEIFDLENLKRVLSYQVWQTHLSENERNLLMQFLPTGIDKEQTLRALFSGDNFHFGNHFLKWGASLCSGHLHPDKVIKEERRLKAEKKAYYSELQDYHNDTIDYLQKLKEKWESCKDPEQEIVQKLWRSKRVGKKRVFSHSNESRLGNVEQDVTATSESSSWVADEKVCSSDNQNSSALKDGKIQRSMYKKRIIKDKCEMLLTAPDYAPTVEARPKKGDKIRKHNIQHCDGAKYMSCFKISKKQHDLFKNMEQSGKSIQSRSLTRVLGDIDTLHVQSYEVFMEEEQRRLHEHWLRLVKEDLPASYANWREIQSQKWKITRSLEQEMKEKLDTPLEDEEDEDTLVQNQEDNVVTNLPVLDVEEENPEKLLEYQKDTEAIESESSMEDGESSLALPQNQSPQQISSIDSGRLCNYAESENNENLSKSDVASSNVSEHSDNLNTADATVSQEVPVSSAEIVWPADSMPHSYHDSTAGHKCTSTSGLPFIHQDNEDQQNRMIDLESDSHKESTGKDLLHRLSEDGSFSYTNQDRNEMLQSFFKDQGVPPYHIEQKQAGLDFQPPKNLLMGDGHFNGQFQEQLQSSLLLEERQKRQNEVYMGQNMPQNIYSTGGRYLSLRQEHLPSENMQDWAVTPACVPAPFQHPLNSRELFSQNWFTGEHQVPVRGGWAGSDGFSGQSQSIMGASNADQSFFGVLSHCNQFHSSSPYESMGSTGQFIPQRNNGMVRGGPSGIIGNSMQQAALPFDYLGTCDTTSSLMAADDSGWMNIQHQNPALHDPMGKPYLRSWKGSFF; via the exons ATGGCAGCTGACCAACGGAGAAAACGACTGAATGGTGCAAGCATTGCTGGCTGCAATTCTTGGGACCAATAcagaaccaaaaagaaaaaactagAGTCTCCAAGAAACGATCTAAACACAAAATGTTGTATTTCCCTTGAGTGGGACGGGAACCAAAAAAAAGTTGTTGCCAAAAGGGAACAAATTGGCATAAGTTGGCAGCATTTAAGACCATTTACAGATTCCACAGTACATTACCACAAAGTCTTGGCAGATGTTTTGACTCTTCCTCATGAAATTTTTGACTTAGAGAACTTGAAAAGGGTGCTTTCGTATCAG GTTTGGCAGACTCATCTGTCTGAAAATGAGAGAAATCTTCTGATGCAGTTTCTTCCCACAGGGATAGACAAAGAGCAGACTCTGCGAGCATTATTTTCTGGAGATAACTTTCACTTCGGAAATCATTTTCTTAaatg GGGTGCATCACTTTGTTCGGGTCATCTTCACCCTGATAAAGTTATTAAGGAGGAACGGCGTTTGAAGGCCGAGAAGAAAGCTTACTACTCAGAGTTACAGGACTACCATAATGA TACCATAGATTATCTGCAAAAACTGAAGGAAAAATGGGAAAGCTGCAAAGACCCAGAACAAGAAATTGTGCAGAAGTTATGGAG GTCAAAAAGggttggtaagaaaagggttttctCACATTCGAATGAATCTAGGCTTGGCAACGTTGAGCAAGATGTTACAGCGACTTCTGAATCTTCTTCTTGGGTTGCAGATGAGAAAGTATGCAGTAGTGATAACCAGAACTCTTCTGCTCTGAAGGATGGAAAGATACAAAGAAG TATGTACAAGAAAAGGATCATCAAGGACAAATGTGAAATGCTCTTGACTGCACCAGATTATGCACCGACTGTGGAAGCAAGACCCAAAAAAGGTGACAAGATACGCAAGCACAATATTCAGCACTGTGATGGTGCTAAATACATGTCATGTTTTAAG ATAAGCAAGAAGCAACATGATCTTTTTAAGAATATGGAACAGTCTGGTAAAAGCATTCAATCTAGGTCTCTCACCCGTGTTTTAGGTGACATCGATACCTTGCATGTGCAATCATATGAGGTATTCATGGAAGAAGAACAGAGAAGGTTGCATGAACATTG GTTGAGACTGGTAAAGGAAGACCTCCCTGCATCATATGCAAACTGGAGAGAGATACAGTCGCAGAAATGGAAAATAACCAGGTCGTTGGAGCAAGAGATGAAAGAGAAACTAGATACGCCGCTGGAG GATGAAGAGGATGAAGATACATTGGTCCAGAATCAGGAAGACAATGTTGTTACAAATTTGCCTGTTCTAGATGTAGAGGAAGAGAATCCTGAGAAGTTGCTCGAATATCAAAAGGATACTGAAGCAATAGAAAGTGAGTCCAGCATGGAAGATGGGGAGTCTAGTCTGGCCTTACCACAGAATCAGTCTCCACAGCAGATTTCTTCTATTGATAGTGGCCGGTTGTGCAATTATGCGGAGTCTGAAAACAATGAGAACCTCTCAAAATCAGATGTTGCATCTTCAAATGTATCCGAGCACTCAGACAATTTGAACACTGCTGATGCAACCGTTAGTCAGGAAGTTCCCGTCTCTTCTGCTGAAATTGTTTGGCCAGCAGATAGCATGCCACACTCTTACCATGATTCTACTGCTGGCCACAAATGCACATCTACCAGTGGATTGCCATTTATTCATCAAGACAATGAAGACCAACAGAACCGAATGATTGATCTGGAATCAGACTCGCACAAAGAAAGTACTGGAAAGGATTTGTTGCATAGACTTTCTGAAGATGGTTCCTTTAGTTATACAAATCAGGACCGAAATGAGATGCTTCAATCTTTCTTCAAAGATCAGGGAGTGCCGCCATATCATATTGAGCAGAAACAGGCAGGGCTAGATTTCCAGCCCCCAAAAAATCTATTGATGGGAGATGGTCATTTTAATGGGCAATTTCAGGAGCAGTTGCAGTCATCATTGCTGTTAGAGGAGAGGCAAAAGAGGCAGAATGAGGTTTATATGGGACAGAACATGCCACAAAATATTTACTCCACTGGGGGTAGGTACTTGTCACTGAGGCAAGAACACCTGCCTTCAGAAAATATGCAAGATTGGGCAGTCACTCCTGCCTGCGTGCCAGCGCCTTTCCAACATCCGTTGAACAGTAGAGAACTGTTTAGTCAAAACTGGTTTACTGGAGAGCATCAAGTTCCAGTTCGTGGTGGATGGGCTGGTTCAGATGGTTTTAGTGGCCAAAGTCAGAGTATCATGGGTGCAAGCAATGCAGATCAGAGCTTTTTTGGTGTTCTATCTCACTGTAACCAATTTCATTCAAGCAGCCCTTATGAATCTATGGGCTCTACCGGGCAGTTCATTCCACAGAGGAACAATGGAATGGTGAGGGGGGGCCCTTCTGGAATAATTGGAAATAGTATGCAGCAAGCTGCTCTTCCGTTCGATTATTTAGGTACTTGTGATACAACTTCCTCATTGATGGCTGCTGATGATTCAGGATGGATGAACATACAACATCAGAATCCTGCTTTGCATGATCCAATGGGGAAACCATATTTAAGGTCATGGAAAGggtcctttttttaa